A genomic segment from Streptomyces sp. NBC_00654 encodes:
- a CDS encoding HAMP domain-containing sensor histidine kinase, producing the protein MRRRGLRAPAWTATLAWKSAVFLTVMCCTLAALLGVLVHTAVTRQTVGHAREKALDRLEEVTRAYEAGEPLPRGSGIDPAGLPASLRALAVGGEQGTLVTDDAGAPAMWAAGPADGRALATWIDYSQSARTISGLDRAIVGSSLLAIAATLLVGLFAVSRVTRRLHQSARVARRISAGDLDARVEDPRTARPARAQDEVAIVAGALDTMASTLQRKLQTEQRFTADVAHELRTPLTGLSAAAELLPPGRPAELVQDRVRAMRALTEDLLEISRLDARTEQTDPAIHELAPVVERVVRASGTDTGVRITGAARVETDRRRLERVIGNLVANAHRHGAPPVVVTVEGPVVTVRDHGAGFPAYLLETGPQRFRTDGGGKGHGLGLTIAVGQARVIGAELVFANAEDGGAVARLTLPEYVAYDEEAEPEASGPAPGSDGRRS; encoded by the coding sequence ATGAGACGGCGCGGACTTCGCGCCCCCGCCTGGACCGCGACCCTGGCCTGGAAGTCCGCGGTCTTCCTCACCGTGATGTGCTGCACCCTCGCCGCCCTGCTCGGCGTCCTCGTGCACACGGCGGTGACCCGTCAGACGGTCGGCCACGCCCGGGAGAAGGCCCTGGACCGGCTGGAGGAGGTCACCAGGGCGTACGAGGCCGGTGAGCCGCTCCCCCGGGGCTCCGGGATCGATCCGGCCGGTCTGCCCGCCTCGCTGCGTGCCCTGGCCGTGGGCGGCGAGCAGGGCACGCTGGTCACCGACGACGCGGGCGCCCCGGCCATGTGGGCGGCGGGTCCGGCGGACGGCCGGGCCCTGGCCACCTGGATCGACTACAGCCAGAGCGCACGTACGATCAGCGGCCTCGACCGGGCGATCGTCGGCTCCTCGCTGCTGGCCATCGCCGCCACGCTGCTGGTCGGCCTGTTCGCCGTCAGCCGGGTCACCCGGCGGCTGCACCAGAGCGCCCGGGTGGCCCGCCGGATCAGCGCGGGCGACCTCGACGCCCGGGTCGAGGACCCCCGTACCGCACGCCCGGCGCGCGCCCAGGACGAAGTGGCGATCGTCGCCGGGGCGCTGGACACCATGGCCTCCACGCTCCAGCGCAAGCTGCAGACCGAGCAGCGGTTCACCGCCGATGTGGCGCACGAGCTGCGCACCCCGCTGACCGGGCTGTCGGCCGCCGCCGAGCTGCTGCCGCCCGGCCGCCCGGCCGAACTGGTCCAGGACCGGGTCCGGGCGATGCGGGCGCTGACCGAGGACCTGCTGGAGATCTCCCGGCTCGACGCCCGGACCGAGCAGACCGATCCCGCGATCCACGAGCTGGCGCCGGTCGTGGAACGAGTGGTGCGGGCGTCCGGCACGGACACCGGGGTCAGGATCACCGGTGCGGCCCGGGTGGAGACGGACCGGCGGCGGCTGGAGCGGGTGATCGGCAATCTGGTCGCCAACGCGCACCGGCACGGCGCCCCACCGGTGGTCGTGACCGTCGAAGGACCGGTGGTGACCGTACGGGACCACGGCGCCGGGTTCCCCGCGTATCTGCTGGAGACCGGGCCTCAGCGGTTCCGGACGGACGGCGGCGGGAAGGGCCACGGGCTCGGGCTGACCATCGCCGTGGGCCAGGCACGGGTCATCGGCGCGGAACTGGTCTTCGCCAACGCGGAGGACGGCGGGGCGGTGGCGCGGCTGACGCTGCCGGAGTACGTGGCGTACGACGAGGAGGCGGAACCGGAAGCATCCGGTCCGGCCCCGGGATCCGACGGGCGCCGATCCTAG
- a CDS encoding Ku protein: protein MRSIWNGAISFGLVSIPIKLVNATESHSISFRQIHLADGGRIRYRKVCELDEEEVTAAEIGKAYEDADGSMIPITDEDLASLPLPTAKTIEIVAFVPAEEIDPLQMDAAYYLSANGVPAAKPYTLLREALKRSRKVAVAKYALRGRERLGMLRVVDDVIAMHGLLWPDEIRAPDGVAPETDVTVRDAELDLADALMATLGEVDMDTLHDDYREAVEELIAAKASGETVEPAAAESGGGKVIDLIAALENSVRAAKESRGEDGMAEVHPIRGTAGKTGGKAAAKTADRTTGKAKAAPADKAEDEPTGKATGKTTGRAPRKTTHRTPTGKTVSRSGGGTSSSTAKKAAPKDTGAKKSTAATAKKTAARSSAKKTTAKKTASGGRSTAKKTARSSSGKRASA, encoded by the coding sequence GTGAGGTCCATATGGAACGGCGCGATCTCCTTCGGGCTGGTCAGCATCCCCATCAAGCTGGTGAACGCCACCGAGAGCCATTCGATCTCCTTCCGGCAGATCCACCTCGCCGACGGTGGCCGGATCCGGTACCGCAAGGTGTGCGAGCTGGACGAGGAGGAGGTGACGGCCGCCGAGATCGGCAAGGCGTACGAGGACGCCGACGGCTCGATGATCCCGATCACCGATGAGGACCTCGCCTCCCTTCCGCTGCCCACGGCCAAGACGATCGAGATCGTCGCCTTCGTGCCCGCCGAGGAGATCGACCCGCTCCAGATGGACGCGGCGTACTACCTCTCCGCCAACGGGGTCCCGGCCGCCAAGCCCTACACCCTGCTGCGCGAGGCCCTGAAGCGCAGCCGGAAGGTCGCCGTGGCCAAGTACGCGCTGCGCGGGCGCGAACGCCTCGGCATGCTGCGGGTGGTCGACGACGTGATCGCGATGCACGGCCTGCTGTGGCCCGACGAGATCCGCGCCCCGGACGGCGTGGCCCCGGAGACCGACGTCACGGTCCGTGACGCGGAACTCGACCTGGCGGACGCGCTGATGGCGACCCTCGGCGAGGTCGACATGGACACGCTCCACGACGACTACCGCGAGGCCGTCGAGGAGCTGATCGCCGCCAAGGCCTCCGGCGAGACGGTGGAACCGGCGGCGGCGGAATCCGGCGGAGGCAAGGTCATCGACCTGATCGCGGCCCTGGAGAACAGCGTCCGCGCGGCGAAGGAGTCCCGGGGCGAGGACGGCATGGCGGAGGTCCACCCCATCCGCGGGACGGCGGGGAAGACGGGCGGCAAGGCCGCGGCGAAGACCGCGGACAGAACCACCGGCAAGGCCAAAGCCGCACCCGCCGACAAGGCCGAGGACGAGCCCACCGGAAAGGCCACCGGCAAAACCACCGGCAGGGCGCCGCGGAAGACCACGCACCGCACCCCGACCGGCAAGACGGTGTCACGCTCGGGCGGCGGCACGTCCTCCTCCACCGCGAAGAAGGCCGCGCCCAAGGACACCGGGGCGAAGAAGTCCACGGCGGCGACGGCCAAGAAGACGGCCGCGCGGTCGTCGGCGAAGAAGACCACGGCGAAGAAGACGGCGTCCGGCGGCCGGAGCACGGCGAAGAAGACGGCCCGGTCCTCGTCCGGGAAGCGCGCCTCGGCCTGA
- a CDS encoding FtsW/RodA/SpoVE family cell cycle protein: MTATTADAPPPELRLPKRRGVELSLLVGAVLISVFGYAAVGLARNGAVPPDVAGYGAGLGLLALLAHLAVRLRAPYADPLVLPIAVLLNGLGLVLIYRLDLETPRDQAAPTQLIWSTLGVALFIAVVVLLRDHRVLQRYAYLSVATALVLMIVPIFFPAVNGAKIWIRIGGLSFQPGEFAKILLAVFFAAYLAANRNALAYTGRRIWKLQLPTGRVLGPIVAIWLLSVGVLVLERDLGTSLLFFGLFVIMLYVATGRTGWIAVGLLLAAVGAFVVGSFEPHVHSRVQDWLDPFASIDAGQGPNQLAQSLFAFAAGGMLGTGLGLGHSILIGFAAKSDFILATAGEELGLTGLTAVFLLYALLVARGYRAGLALRDPFGRLLSIGLASILALQVFVIAGGVMGLIPLTGMAMPFLAQGGSSVVTNWIIVALLIRVSDLARRPRPGQVETGVIAPILEDER, from the coding sequence ATGACCGCAACGACGGCGGACGCTCCCCCGCCCGAACTACGCCTGCCCAAGCGGCGCGGGGTGGAGCTCTCGCTCCTCGTCGGGGCCGTCCTCATCTCCGTCTTCGGCTACGCCGCCGTGGGCCTCGCCAGGAACGGCGCGGTACCCCCCGATGTCGCCGGGTACGGCGCCGGGCTCGGTCTGCTCGCGCTGCTGGCCCATCTCGCGGTCCGTTTACGTGCCCCGTACGCCGATCCGCTGGTGCTGCCGATCGCCGTCCTGCTCAACGGTCTGGGCCTGGTGCTGATCTACCGGCTCGACCTGGAGACCCCCAGGGACCAGGCGGCGCCGACGCAGCTGATCTGGTCCACGCTCGGGGTCGCGCTGTTCATCGCCGTCGTGGTCCTCCTGCGCGACCACCGGGTGCTCCAGCGCTACGCGTACCTCTCGGTCGCCACCGCACTGGTGCTGATGATCGTGCCGATCTTCTTCCCCGCCGTGAACGGGGCCAAAATCTGGATCAGGATCGGCGGACTCTCCTTCCAGCCGGGCGAGTTCGCCAAGATCCTGCTCGCGGTGTTCTTCGCCGCCTACCTCGCCGCCAACCGCAACGCGCTGGCGTACACCGGCCGCAGGATCTGGAAGCTCCAGCTGCCCACCGGCCGGGTGCTCGGCCCCATCGTGGCGATCTGGCTGCTCAGCGTCGGGGTCCTGGTGCTGGAGCGCGACCTCGGCACCTCACTCCTCTTCTTCGGACTGTTCGTCATCATGCTGTACGTGGCGACCGGCCGGACCGGCTGGATCGCCGTCGGACTGCTGCTCGCCGCGGTCGGCGCCTTCGTCGTCGGCTCCTTCGAACCGCATGTGCACAGCCGGGTGCAGGACTGGCTCGACCCGTTCGCCTCGATCGACGCCGGCCAGGGGCCCAACCAGCTCGCCCAGTCGCTGTTCGCCTTCGCGGCGGGCGGCATGCTCGGTACCGGACTGGGGCTCGGCCACTCCATCCTGATCGGCTTCGCCGCCAAGTCCGACTTCATCCTGGCCACCGCGGGCGAGGAACTGGGCCTGACCGGGCTGACCGCCGTCTTCCTGCTGTACGCCCTGCTCGTCGCCCGGGGCTACCGGGCCGGACTCGCGCTGCGCGACCCGTTCGGGCGGCTGCTCTCCATCGGGCTCGCCTCGATCCTCGCCCTTCAGGTCTTCGTGATCGCGGGCGGGGTGATGGGGCTGATCCCGCTGACCGGCATGGCCATGCCGTTCCTGGCCCAGGGCGGTTCGTCCGTCGTCACCAACTGGATCATCGTCGCGCTGCTGATCCGGGTCAGCGACCTGGCCCGCAGACCCCGCCCCGGTCAGGTCGAGACCGGAGTCATCGCCCCGATCCTGGAGGACGAACGGTGA
- a CDS encoding serine/threonine-protein kinase codes for MSAEAPSERVIDGRFTLVERLGSGGMGMVWRAHDLALHRDVALKEVRPPDPTLAEYDPEAARTLRSRVLREARALARLDHPNVVTVHHIVDPGEDGYPWIVMELVPGASLHERLAQGPMEPAEAAELGRGILSALRAAHAAGIHHRDVKPANVLLRADGRPVLTDFGIAAIRESTSLTMTGALIGSPDYIAPERIRGTEGDPSSDLWSLGMLLYVAVEGHHPLRKATTLATLAAVLDEEVPPPVRAGVLTPVLTALLTRDIPARPDADELDRMLAAAAAGTSPAPSPTPAPSPTPAAPSAAAPAAPPTLPLSPAGRTPGPGFHTPSGTPADRIPSAPATGPAPADAPVPPAAPPVPFAVTGPPRNPYAPGPPTPADRERQRRLRRRFRVIAGAASVATTAVAGGVLVWVLSMPDSPTDGDDGRPTAVASSSSGARGTMPTPKMSTAKEIPAEQTDLLTPKGAREAIKGLKPLMGGTKVTDFTLYDEHASAKAPLTSNSTLYDQFTYRDGEAGNDGMGGTLSSGDTAVDLLSVDWDALPDLLRTADKTLNIPAPDSHYVIVDPSSPFHDDQPVLRVYVSDKYGGAFLTAHLDGRVIEKNPRRKG; via the coding sequence ATGAGCGCAGAGGCCCCTTCGGAACGGGTGATCGACGGCCGCTTCACGCTGGTGGAGCGGCTCGGCAGCGGCGGTATGGGAATGGTCTGGCGGGCCCATGACCTCGCGCTGCACCGCGACGTCGCGCTCAAGGAGGTCCGCCCCCCGGACCCCACCCTGGCCGAGTACGACCCGGAGGCCGCCCGCACGCTGCGCTCCCGGGTCCTGCGCGAGGCCCGTGCGCTCGCCCGCCTCGACCATCCCAACGTGGTCACCGTCCACCACATCGTCGACCCCGGCGAGGACGGCTACCCATGGATCGTCATGGAACTGGTGCCCGGAGCGTCCCTCCACGAGCGCCTCGCCCAGGGGCCCATGGAGCCGGCCGAGGCCGCCGAACTCGGCCGCGGCATCCTCTCCGCCCTGCGCGCCGCCCACGCGGCGGGCATCCACCACCGCGACGTCAAGCCCGCCAACGTCCTGCTCCGCGCCGACGGGCGCCCGGTTCTCACCGACTTCGGCATCGCCGCGATCCGTGAGTCCACCAGCCTGACGATGACCGGCGCCCTCATCGGCTCACCCGACTACATCGCCCCCGAACGCATCCGGGGCACCGAGGGCGACCCGTCCTCCGACCTCTGGTCGCTCGGCATGCTGCTGTACGTCGCGGTGGAGGGCCACCATCCGCTGCGCAAGGCCACCACCCTCGCCACACTGGCGGCCGTGCTCGACGAGGAGGTGCCGCCGCCGGTCAGGGCGGGCGTGCTCACCCCCGTCCTGACCGCGCTGCTGACCAGGGACATTCCCGCCCGCCCGGACGCCGACGAGCTGGACAGGATGCTGGCGGCCGCGGCGGCCGGAACGTCCCCGGCCCCCTCGCCCACGCCGGCCCCCTCGCCCACGCCCGCGGCGCCGTCCGCCGCGGCTCCCGCCGCCCCGCCCACCCTTCCGCTGAGCCCGGCCGGCCGCACGCCGGGGCCGGGCTTCCACACCCCGTCGGGCACCCCCGCGGACCGCATACCGTCAGCGCCCGCCACCGGGCCCGCCCCGGCGGACGCCCCCGTCCCACCGGCCGCGCCACCCGTCCCGTTCGCCGTGACGGGCCCGCCGCGCAACCCCTACGCCCCGGGGCCGCCGACGCCGGCCGACCGCGAACGTCAGCGCAGGCTCCGCCGACGGTTCCGCGTGATCGCGGGCGCCGCCTCCGTCGCGACCACCGCGGTGGCGGGAGGCGTCCTGGTCTGGGTGCTGTCCATGCCCGACTCGCCCACCGACGGGGACGACGGCCGGCCGACAGCGGTCGCGAGCTCCTCGTCCGGCGCCCGGGGCACCATGCCCACCCCGAAGATGTCCACCGCGAAGGAGATCCCCGCCGAGCAGACCGATCTGCTGACCCCGAAGGGGGCGCGGGAGGCCATCAAGGGGCTGAAGCCGCTCATGGGCGGCACGAAGGTCACCGACTTCACCCTCTACGACGAGCACGCCTCGGCCAAGGCACCCCTCACGTCCAACTCCACGCTGTACGACCAGTTCACCTACCGGGACGGCGAGGCCGGCAACGACGGCATGGGCGGCACGCTCTCCTCCGGCGACACCGCCGTCGACCTGCTCTCCGTCGACTGGGACGCGCTGCCCGACCTGCTGCGCACGGCCGACAAGACCCTCAACATCCCCGCCCCGGACAGTCATTACGTCATCGTGGACCCGTCGTCCCCCTTCCACGACGACCAGCCGGTCCTGCGCGTCTATGTCTCCGACAAATACGGCGGCGCCTTCCTCACCGCGCACCTCGACGGACGGGTCATCGAGAAGAACCCGCGCCGCAAGGGCTGA
- the ligD gene encoding non-homologous end-joining DNA ligase: MTPITEVEGRRLALSNLDKVLYPATGTTKGEVLHYYAATAAGALLPHLRDRPVSFLRFPDGPGGQLFFTKNPPPGTPAWVRTAAVPRHEGQSARQVLVQDLSSLVWAANLVVEFHTPQWRADAPGIADRLVLDLDPGAPASIVECCAVALWLRERLASDGLLPYGKTSGSKGLHLLVPLEPTPSGQVSAYAKGLAVEAASALPELVVHRMTRALRPGKVFVDFSQNAAAKTTATPYTLRARAEPTVSAPVTWEEIEGCRAPGELVFLAGDMAARLDRYGDLLAPLIDPEAARPLPGYREQGGR, encoded by the coding sequence ATGACGCCGATCACCGAGGTGGAGGGACGGCGCCTGGCGCTCAGCAATCTCGACAAGGTGCTGTACCCGGCCACCGGGACCACCAAGGGCGAGGTGCTGCACTACTACGCGGCCACGGCGGCCGGGGCTCTGCTCCCGCATCTGCGCGACCGGCCGGTGTCCTTCCTGCGCTTTCCGGACGGGCCGGGCGGCCAGCTCTTCTTCACCAAGAATCCGCCACCCGGTACGCCCGCCTGGGTGCGTACCGCCGCCGTGCCCCGCCATGAGGGGCAAAGCGCCCGGCAGGTACTCGTCCAGGACCTGTCCTCACTGGTGTGGGCGGCGAACCTGGTGGTGGAGTTCCACACCCCGCAGTGGCGCGCGGACGCGCCGGGGATCGCCGACCGGCTGGTCCTCGATCTGGATCCCGGGGCTCCCGCGAGCATCGTGGAGTGCTGCGCGGTGGCGCTCTGGCTGCGGGAACGGCTGGCCTCCGACGGCCTCCTCCCGTACGGCAAGACATCCGGTTCCAAGGGGCTGCATCTGCTCGTGCCGCTGGAGCCCACCCCTTCCGGCCAGGTGTCGGCCTACGCGAAGGGGCTGGCAGTGGAGGCCGCGAGTGCCCTGCCGGAACTGGTCGTGCACCGGATGACCCGCGCCCTGAGGCCGGGAAAGGTATTTGTCGACTTCAGTCAGAACGCCGCCGCGAAGACGACCGCCACGCCCTACACCCTCCGCGCGAGGGCGGAGCCCACCGTCTCCGCACCCGTCACCTGGGAAGAGATCGAGGGCTGCCGGGCACCCGGTGAGCTGGTGTTCCTGGCCGGGGACATGGCGGCGCGGCTGGACCGGTACGGGGATCTGCTCGCCCCGCTGATCGATCCGGAAGCGGCACGTCCGCTGCCCGGGTACCGGGAACAGGGGGGCCGCTGA
- a CDS encoding HEAT repeat domain-containing protein — protein MFAGIDEVDWASMEHAYGPADDVPGLLRGLASADPAEREMALDGMYGAVHHQGDVYACTLACIPFLFELAVDPGVQDRGSVVELLTSIGGFDLDEDDEDEIDEDEIEGAANYAMAAAAVTAGAGVFFELIADEDPGVRLAAPLALATLHRHPVRVLALLRERLPVEADEEVRLALVEAAGRVALRHRPLAGRVADWLTLLAAQAYAPGLRLAALAQLARCAPDVLPGDVVPVVSGLLGELRSTTGTYRNGTAEKPERVERAERAEPAEKPEKADVGAASATGAGLAPATPPDPEAGTAPQADAAAEAGPDAGPEAGSEPGAGPESETGTGAGAPVAEQSAGPTRVGQLRALYAEESSGRSTPWAADLLRTLHVGLDDRVDDRTALLADQLRSPDRWQRIDAVRMSGGLIRAWRGSYDGLVRLIGEQLADPEPRLADAASHVLEELFGLAAPAADALAARLAAEPGAWVKAWASGPPGLGSTVKALARLGDARAVPALAAALEQSEVPHDVGYAIGYLGAAAAPLAGALRRRLGEVSLDEGAYDRASPLLAGLTGLRAGEAAPEVLRVLRGAPEYRGEWLRTAALRALGSFGPAARCAVPELRALIRRPGTAAATEAAEALWAVAGDADAVLPVLIEGLRAEHVHDRRTAASALGGLGPRAAVVAPRLRALLAHDELWLRVDAAIALWEVSGRAAESVPVLLAAWEKNRHVRVRVAEALARMGPAGAGSQAAHVLRAELASVRRHNAMDGGYGSHDTYEDEKLLALCRRALHGKTGKGNTE, from the coding sequence GTGTTCGCGGGGATCGACGAGGTCGACTGGGCTTCGATGGAGCATGCCTACGGACCGGCCGACGATGTGCCCGGACTTCTTCGGGGGCTCGCCTCGGCCGATCCGGCGGAGCGCGAGATGGCGCTCGACGGGATGTACGGAGCCGTTCACCACCAGGGCGATGTCTACGCCTGCACGCTCGCGTGCATTCCGTTCCTGTTCGAGCTCGCCGTGGACCCGGGTGTGCAGGACCGGGGCAGCGTGGTCGAGCTGCTCACCAGCATCGGCGGCTTCGACCTGGACGAGGACGACGAGGACGAGATCGATGAGGACGAGATCGAGGGCGCCGCGAACTACGCGATGGCGGCGGCGGCCGTCACCGCCGGTGCCGGGGTGTTCTTCGAGCTGATCGCCGACGAGGACCCCGGGGTACGGCTCGCGGCCCCGCTGGCCCTCGCCACGCTGCACCGGCACCCCGTCCGGGTACTCGCGCTGCTGCGGGAGCGGCTGCCGGTGGAGGCCGACGAGGAGGTACGGCTGGCGCTCGTCGAGGCGGCCGGGCGGGTGGCCCTGCGGCACCGCCCCCTGGCCGGCCGGGTGGCGGACTGGCTGACCCTCCTGGCGGCACAGGCGTACGCGCCGGGGCTGCGCCTCGCGGCGCTGGCCCAGCTGGCGCGGTGCGCCCCGGATGTGCTGCCCGGCGATGTGGTCCCGGTGGTCTCGGGGCTCCTGGGCGAGCTGCGTTCCACGACGGGGACGTACCGCAACGGAACGGCGGAGAAGCCGGAGAGGGTGGAGCGGGCGGAAAGGGCCGAGCCGGCGGAGAAGCCGGAGAAGGCCGATGTCGGGGCGGCCTCCGCGACCGGAGCCGGTCTCGCACCCGCCACCCCGCCCGACCCGGAGGCCGGCACGGCACCGCAGGCCGACGCCGCGGCGGAGGCCGGGCCCGATGCCGGACCGGAAGCCGGCTCCGAGCCCGGGGCCGGGCCCGAATCCGAGACCGGCACGGGCGCCGGCGCACCCGTGGCGGAGCAGAGCGCGGGGCCGACCAGGGTGGGTCAGCTGCGCGCCCTGTACGCCGAGGAGAGCTCCGGGCGCAGCACCCCCTGGGCCGCCGACCTGCTGCGCACCCTGCACGTCGGGCTCGACGACCGGGTGGACGACCGGACCGCCCTGCTCGCCGACCAGCTGCGCAGCCCCGACCGCTGGCAGCGCATCGACGCCGTACGGATGAGCGGCGGGCTGATACGGGCCTGGCGCGGCTCGTACGACGGCCTCGTCCGGCTGATCGGCGAACAGCTCGCGGACCCGGAGCCCCGGCTGGCGGACGCCGCCTCGCACGTCCTTGAGGAACTCTTCGGTCTGGCCGCCCCCGCCGCGGACGCCCTCGCGGCCCGGCTGGCCGCCGAGCCCGGTGCCTGGGTCAAGGCGTGGGCCAGCGGGCCCCCCGGGCTCGGCTCCACCGTGAAGGCGCTGGCCCGGCTCGGCGACGCCCGTGCCGTGCCCGCGCTGGCGGCGGCGCTGGAGCAGTCCGAGGTGCCGCACGACGTGGGGTACGCCATCGGCTACCTCGGGGCCGCCGCCGCGCCGCTCGCGGGCGCGCTGCGGCGCAGGCTCGGGGAGGTGAGCCTCGACGAGGGGGCGTACGACCGCGCGAGCCCGCTGCTGGCCGGGCTGACCGGGCTGCGGGCGGGCGAAGCGGCGCCCGAGGTGCTGCGGGTGCTGCGCGGGGCGCCGGAGTACCGGGGCGAGTGGCTGCGTACGGCGGCGCTGCGGGCGCTCGGCTCGTTCGGACCGGCGGCGCGGTGCGCCGTACCGGAGCTGCGGGCCCTGATCCGGCGGCCGGGGACGGCGGCGGCCACGGAGGCGGCCGAGGCGCTGTGGGCGGTCGCCGGGGACGCCGACGCCGTGCTTCCGGTGCTGATCGAGGGGCTGCGGGCGGAGCATGTGCACGACCGGCGCACGGCGGCGTCCGCGCTGGGCGGGCTCGGCCCGCGGGCGGCGGTGGTCGCGCCGCGGCTGCGCGCGCTCCTGGCGCACGACGAGCTGTGGCTGCGGGTGGACGCCGCGATCGCCCTCTGGGAGGTGTCGGGACGGGCCGCGGAGAGCGTTCCCGTACTCCTTGCCGCGTGGGAGAAGAACCGTCACGTCAGAGTCCGGGTGGCGGAAGCCCTGGCGCGGATGGGGCCCGCTGGTGCAGGGTCACAGGCAGCGCACGTGCTGCGGGCCGAGCTCGCCTCCGTACGCCGTCACAACGCCATGGACGGCGGGTACGGCAGCCACGACACGTACGAGGACGAGAAGCTGCTGGCCCTGTGCCGGCGGGCGCTCCACGGGAAGACGGGGAAAGGGAACACAGAATGA
- a CDS encoding zinc-ribbon domain-containing protein produces the protein MIIFGTRGYLYQLAILTMVCGWCGNPAAHTLRKRVTKFTLFFVPLFPFSTKYATQCTFCGGEQQIPKEQADALLAQQHAGPDGNPYGQAPQQPGYAPPGQNPYQR, from the coding sequence ATGATCATTTTCGGTACGCGGGGCTATCTGTACCAGCTGGCCATCCTGACGATGGTGTGCGGCTGGTGCGGCAATCCGGCCGCGCACACACTGCGCAAGCGCGTCACGAAGTTCACGCTGTTCTTCGTGCCGCTGTTCCCGTTCTCGACGAAGTACGCGACGCAGTGCACCTTCTGCGGCGGGGAGCAGCAGATCCCGAAGGAGCAGGCGGACGCGCTGCTCGCCCAGCAGCACGCCGGACCGGACGGCAACCCGTACGGCCAGGCTCCGCAGCAGCCGGGATACGCGCCGCCCGGACAGAACCCGTACCAGCGCTGA
- a CDS encoding penicillin-binding protein 2: MIRYIRRAAAFCLLLLVALLLNAARVQVFEADELNDNPANRRTTIDRYDQPRGNILVGARAVTGSEDTGEQLAYERTYLHGPLYAPVTGYASQTYGTTLLENAEDGILSGTDSLLAPLPLWNEITRSRQPGGDVVTTIKDSIQRAAYEGLSGRRGAVAAVEPSTGRILALVSTPSYDPERLSGTGAEVTDAWARLNAAKSRPMLNRAIRQTYPPGSTFKIVTAAAALDARVVTDPDAATDTPSPYVLPGTTTTLPDEARGCAEASLAEAIRVSCNTVMAHLGVEVGLDGMLEAVGRFGFNDDGLRIPSGVAKSNFDTDMSDDQLALSSIGQFDTTATPLQMAMVASAVANGGDLRYPHLVDRTTTHDGDTVRQQGSRSYHQAMNPSTAVQLQRMMVDVVENGTGSNAAIDGVRVGGKTGTAQHGIDNSGTPYAWFISWAQAPDSGRPAVAVAVVVEDASADRADISGGGSAAPIARAVMEAALDG; encoded by the coding sequence GTGATCCGCTACATCCGGCGGGCCGCCGCCTTCTGTCTGCTGCTGCTCGTGGCGCTCCTGCTGAACGCCGCCCGGGTCCAGGTCTTCGAGGCCGACGAGCTGAACGACAACCCCGCCAACCGCCGCACCACCATCGACCGTTACGACCAGCCGCGCGGCAACATCCTGGTCGGCGCGCGGGCCGTCACCGGCTCCGAGGACACCGGCGAACAGCTCGCGTACGAACGCACCTACCTGCACGGCCCCCTGTACGCACCGGTCACCGGCTACGCCTCGCAGACGTACGGCACCACCCTCCTGGAGAACGCCGAGGACGGCATTCTGTCCGGCACCGACTCGCTGCTCGCCCCGCTCCCCCTGTGGAACGAGATCACCCGCAGCCGGCAGCCGGGCGGCGATGTCGTCACCACCATCAAGGACTCGATACAACGCGCCGCGTACGAGGGGCTGAGCGGCCGGCGGGGCGCCGTCGCCGCCGTCGAGCCCTCGACCGGCCGCATCCTGGCGCTGGTCTCGACGCCTTCGTACGACCCCGAGCGGCTGTCGGGCACCGGGGCCGAGGTGACCGACGCCTGGGCGCGGCTGAACGCCGCCAAGAGCCGGCCGATGCTCAACCGGGCCATCCGGCAGACCTATCCGCCGGGCTCCACGTTCAAGATCGTGACGGCCGCGGCGGCGCTGGACGCCCGGGTGGTGACCGACCCGGACGCCGCCACCGACACCCCCTCGCCGTACGTCCTGCCCGGCACCACGACCACCCTGCCCGACGAGGCGCGCGGCTGCGCCGAGGCGTCGCTGGCCGAGGCGATCCGGGTCTCCTGCAACACCGTCATGGCACACCTGGGGGTCGAAGTGGGGCTCGACGGGATGCTGGAGGCGGTGGGCAGGTTCGGCTTCAATGACGACGGCCTGCGGATCCCGTCCGGGGTCGCGAAGAGCAACTTCGACACGGACATGAGCGACGACCAGCTGGCGCTGTCCTCGATCGGGCAGTTCGACACGACCGCGACCCCGCTCCAGATGGCGATGGTCGCCTCCGCCGTGGCGAACGGCGGCGACCTGAGGTACCCGCATCTCGTGGACCGTACGACCACCCATGACGGCGACACCGTCCGGCAGCAGGGCTCACGCTCGTACCACCAGGCCATGAACCCGTCGACGGCCGTGCAGCTCCAGCGGATGATGGTCGACGTGGTGGAGAACGGCACCGGCTCGAACGCGGCGATCGACGGGGTACGGGTCGGCGGCAAGACCGGCACCGCGCAGCACGGCATCGACAACTCCGGTACGCCGTACGCCTGGTTCATCTCCTGGGCGCAGGCTCCGGACTCGGGACGTCCGGCGGTCGCGGTCGCGGTGGTCGTCGAGGACGCCTCCGCCGACCGGGCGGACATCAGCGGCGGCGGCAGCGCCGCGCCCATCGCACGGGCCGTGATGGAGGCGGCACTCGACGGGTGA